The nucleotide sequence TTCTTTTGAAAAGATCGAGATTTAAACGACGTTTCTGATAATTGATAATTGATAACTGCTAACTGATAATTGTTTACTGCTTATTGTTAATTGTCAACATTACTTTACCACCGCATTTTCTGGGATAGGAGCATTACGATGTTTCCAACGTTTGTGAGTCCATAGATAAAATTCTGGGTGATTTTTGATTTGTGCCTCCAGGCGATTACGGAATTCAGTAGTGATAAAGAATTCAGGTTCAGATTGTGGATTATTAGTAATTTCTTTTAGGCGAGCTTGGTAAAAACCACGTTTCACTTTTTCAACTTCAAGATAGTAAACCGGCATATCGAAATCTTTAGCCAGTTTTTCTGATCCTGTAAAAAATGGAACTTTAACTCCCATAAAATCAGTCCAGAATTTATAGTTTGCACGCTTCGGTGTTTGATCGGCGATCATTCCGTAAATTCCTTTTAAATCATTTTTTTGATGGCGGGCAATGGTGCTCACTACACGGTGAGATTCGATCATTTCAGTATTAAATTTTCCGCGAATATCTTTAATAAGTTTATCAAAGCGTTTATTCCTAATCCTTTTGTAAATACCGTGACCTTTTAATTTAAGTCCGTATACTTCCATAGAAATCATCCATTCGTAACTGGCGTAATGTCCGCACATCACCAAAACACCTTTGCCAAGCTTGTTAATGTTTTCAATTTCTTCAGGATGAGTAAAAACAAAGCGTTTTTTTATTTCTTTTTCAGAAATATTCATGGTTTTGATCATCTCTAAAAACATATCGCACATGTGACGATAGAATTTCTTTTTGATGATGTTTCTTTCTTTTTCAGACTTTTCTGGAAAAGCGATTTTTAGGTTTTTTACGACCGTTTTTTTTCGGTAACCAATTAAATGATAGACCAAAACATAAATTAAATCTGAAAAAACATAGAATAGCCTAAATGGCAAAATAGAAATTAACCAAAGTAGAGGATAGGCTAGCCAGAAAACTAATCCTTGCATAAAAAAACTTTCAGCAAATATATGGTATATTTGAAATTAAACTGCAACACCTATGGGAGATTTAAGCTTGGTAACCATTATCATTATCGCGGCCAACGTGATTATTTCTTTTAAAGGATTTAATGATCCAGGATTTTTTCATAAATACAAATTCAACATCGCCGATATAAAAAGCGGCAAAAAATATCAAATATTAACTTCAGGATTTTTACACGTAGATCAATCGCATTTGTTTGTGAATATGCTTACGCTGTATTTCTTTGCGGAATCTGTGATGTATTATCTAGGCACCACAGGTTTTATAGTAGTGTATTTGGTAAGCTTAATATTGGGGAATTTGCTTTCTCTTTATTTTCATAAGGATGAGTATCATTATACTGCTGTAGGAGCAAGTGGTGCTGTTATGGGAGTTTTGTACTCAGCAATATTACTAAATCCAGATATGATGCTGGGATTGTTTTTTATAATTCCTATTCCTGCGTATTTATTTGGAATTGGCTATTTGCTTTATACCATTTACGGGATGAAGAGCAGACGCGATAGTATTGGCCATGATGCTCACTTTGGTGGTGCCGTTGGTGGATATTTATCAACAATAATTCTTGCGCCCTATGTTTTAGAGGCTCATCTAATGATGGTTATACTTTTGGCGGTGCCAATCATTATTTTATTTATACTTCATCGTACCGGTAAATTATAGTTTGGTATTGTATTTGAAATATCTACTATAAATCAAAAAAATCAAACTATGAAAAAGTTAGTGCTACTACTGGCGGTAATCACCAGCATGGGTGTAAACGCTCAGAATTCTATAGAAAGAAATGTGGTTAATGTAAACGGAGAAGGTACCGTAAATGTAATTCCCGATCAGGTAACTATAAGTTCTAGAATCGAAACCGAAGGATTAAATGCTGATGAGGTTAAAAAAGAAAATGATAAAATAGCGAATAAGGTTTTTAAATATCTAAAATCTCAGGGTGTTGCTGAAAAGAATATCCAGACAGAATATGTAAATTTAAATAAGCGTACCGATTATAATACCAAAGAAGAAACCTACGTAGCCAATCAATCGATTTCCATCAAATTGGAAAATCTAAAGAACTACGAAAAAATTATGCAAGGTTTGCTTAAAAATGGTTTAAACCGAATTAATAGTGTGAGTTTTTCTTCTTCTGAAATTAAAGAATATCAAAAAGAGGCAAGAAAAAAAGCAGTATTAGATGCGAAACAAAGAGCTGAAGATCTTGTAGCTCCTTTGGATCAGGAAATTGGTAAAGCGGTAATGATCTCAGAAAGTACTCAAAACAATTATCCGGTGATGCGAATGGCAGAAATGAAGTCTTCACAGAGTTCTGATCAACAAACTATCGCTCCGGGTGAAATGGAAGTTAGCGTAAGTGTAAATATAAGTTTTCAATTATTTTAATCACTGTTATACGAATTAGTTGAACAAAAAAATCCCCGGCATTGCCGGGGATTTTTTTGTTTAATTTCTACAAAAGATTATTCAGCGCTAGCTAAAAGCTCTTCTATTTTCTTGTCTAAAGCTTCCTCTCCACGTACATCGCGATCTACGATTACTCCGTTTTCATCCAAGATAAAAGTAGCAGGAATTGCACGAACTCCGTATTTTTTTGCAATAGGATCGTTCCAAGCCTGTAAGTTAGATACATGATTCCATACAAGACCATCATCTTCGATAGCTTTTAACCATTTATCCTTGTCTTCTTTTTTATCTAAAGAAACAGCAATAATATTTAGGCCTTTTTCGTGATATTTATTGTAAACCTTAACCACATTAGGATTTTCTTTTCGGCAAGGTTTACACCATGATGCCCAAAAATCTACAATTGTCACTTTACCAAGAACATCATTTAAAGCAAGCTTTTCACCCTCTGGTGTAAGCGCACTAAAATCTGGTGCTTTGCTACCAATTTCTGTAGCCGTCATAGATTCTAGTTGCTCTCCAACTTTAGTGCCTAGAGCAGTATTTTTAATTTCTTCGTTTAAAGAATTATACATTTCTTTAAGCTCTTTAGTGGTAGCGCCCTGCATTCTTAACAAGTCCATTATCGCCATAAGAGAAACAAAAGCATCTTTGTTTTCTTTGATAATTTGTTTTTTGAACACCTTGTCGTTATCCATAATTTCAGTTTGCGTACCCTGTAAAGTTTCTAATTTTGTAGAATCCTGACTTTGGTAAGCAGATCTCATTTCTACTCTTAGATCACTAACCTCTTTATTAATGCTATTTAGGTTCTCAAGATATTCGTTAAGAAGTTCATTTTGTTTTCCTCCTTGTTTCTTAGAAGCCTGTAAGCTGTCTTTATATAATGTAAAATCGATATTTTCGTTTTCAGAAATAAAAAGAACCATACCATTTACACCTTCAACCTCAAGATAACTTAAATTAGGACTTTCTGTATCTGCAAGGTCTGCTTCAAACTTCCCGTCTTTTACGGTAGTAGAATCAACTCTTTCTGGGCGTTGATCTAGATTTGTTAATTCAGAAATATAAATCTTTTTTCCATTTTCGATTCCCTCAGCTTTACCTGAGATCGAATATCCCTGATCTTTTTCGCATCCGGTTAGTATAACCAATAAACTAGCTATTCCTATTAATTTTCGCATGATAAAATATTAATTTTGTGCAAAAGTAATGAACTGGCGATTGAAAGCGGTGTGATTATTGCAAAAGTTTTGTAATTTAAAGTCCGCTATTAGCTTGGAAAACGAACCAATATAGAATGAAGGAACAGAAACAGGATTTCCCCCTAGATATAAAAATTAGCTTTCATAAAGTGATAGAGCAATATGAAGATCGGCTTAAGCTCGAAGAAAATCCTATTGCCAAAAGTTATATCGAAAGTGTATTAAATTATATCCAAGATTATCCAAAACTGGTTGATGGAATTGAGACTATAGAAGATTTAAAAAAGTATAAGGATCCGATAAAAATTCTGTTGGACGATCTTTTTCCTAGTGTTTTAAGCAATAACGAAATCAAAGCAGTTTCTATCCCTTATCATAATTTGCTTTTTAATCATTCTAATCGCTTAAAGAAAATTATAGAAGCAGCAGGAAACGATTTTAAGCCCGAAATGCGAGAAATTGATGGGAATTCTAAATACATTCACGCTTGTATCAATATTCTAAATAATTACTACAATTTTAATATAGATTTTTCTAGGCCGCCATATTATGATATTCCAGATGAAAACGGAATTGAAAAACATTATAGAGCGAGTTTGAATGGTGATTTTGTTGAATTATACCCAAAAGATGAAGCAAACGAAATTACGCAGGAAGATGTAGATGAATTATTACAGGATGTAGAGAATATCGATCTATGGAAAGAGAAATTCCCGCCATGTAGTTGGGTTTTTAAAGGATTTATTATTGTAAACCTTACAGATGTTACTATTGAAGATGCAATATCTGAGTTGAAAACCACCTTGCTTTTTCAAAAAACAACACGTAAGGATGAATTAGACAAATTAGAACGTATTTTTAGGACAATCTATAAAGTTCCTGATCTTCGTGTAGGTTTTACCGGTTACAATATGGACGAAAAAACTTTTGAGCGCGTCACTAAGATGAAAGCGAAAAGTTTTATGCTGAATAAAGATTTATCCAGCGATTGCAAAACCGGTATTTGTGAGCAAAGTTTTAATAGTCTTATCGAGAAGAATAAAAAATTTAGCATTCCTAATGTTGAAATCTATGCTAAAGAAAACGATAATCTGTTAGCTAAAAATCTTCTCGCGAACGATGTGAAAAGCTGCATTTTGGCACCGCTTTCTAAAAATGGCAACTTAGTAGGAGTATTAGAGTTAGTAGCCAATCGTAAAAATGTATTAAATCGAATCAACGCTATGAAGCTTGATGAGATTTTGCCATACATCATTACGGCATCAGAGCGTAATAAAAATGATTTCGAAAATCGTGTAAAAGCGGTTATCCAAAGTGAATGTACATCCATTCATCCAAGTGTGCTATGGATTTTTGAGCGCGAGGCGCGAAAATTCATCAGCGATTATGATAACGACGGTTTAGCTTCATTTAAAGATATTGTTTTTAAAGACGTTTATCCCTTATACGGACAAATTGACATCGTGGCAAGTAGTGATGCCAGGAACGATGCTATTCAGAAAGATCTGCTATATCAGTTAGATATGATAATGGATATTATTGATAAAGCTTATGAAATTGAAGAACTACCGATCTACGAGCAGGTTAAATTTAGAATTAAAGATTTTCGAGTAGATATAGATGAAAGCTTAAATGCTAGTAGTGAGCAAAAAATATTCGGGTTATTACAGAAAGAAGTAAATCCTTTGATGGAACACTTAGAAAAGCAAAGTGAAGAAATTAGAGCAATGGTTTCCGATTATCAAAATTTGCTAAATCCTGAGACAGGTATTGTCTATGATAACCGGAAAAACTACGATGATACCGTGCAGCAAATTAATCGCACTATGTCGCGATTTTTAGACAAGAAACAGGCCGAAGCGCAGCAAATTTATCCACATTATTTTGAACGTTACAAAACCGATGGTGTAGATCACAATATGTATATAGGATCTTCGCTTACTAAGAATAGACCCTTTAATAACGTATATCTTTTTAATTTGAGGTTATGGCAAATTAAAACCATGGTAGAAATGGAGAATAAATTCTATCATTTGCAAGAATCGACTCCTATGCATTTAGATGCCGCTTCATTGATTTTGGTTTATAATTCTACGTTATCGATCAGATATCGAATGGATGAAAAGAAATTCGATGTAGATGGTACTTATAATGCGAGATATGAGATTATCAAGAAAAGAATAGATAAAGCATTTATAAAAGGAACTGAAGAGCGAATTACTCAGAAAGGTAAGATTGTAATTATTTATTCTCAAAAATCTGATGAGCGGGAATACCTGAGATATGTAAAATATTTACAGGCCAAAAATTATCTGGGTGACGAATTAGAATTACTGGAATTGGAAGACGTTCAGGGCGTTATTGGCTTAAAAGCAATACGTATAAATGTTTTGTATACTTCAGATAAACAAGATCAAGAAGAACCTATAACTTATGAAAATCTAATGGAAGAGTTGCATTAAACTCTTCCTTGATTCTTACATAAGATAAAAGGCGATTACAAAAGCAATTACAGATACGATTATTCCTAGCATAAAAACAGTGTAGGTTAATCTTAGTAATAAGTACTTTCGATGAAGCACTTTACCTAAAAGATGTAGATCCAGCATCAAGGATTCGTAAACATAGTCTTTATCTTGAATCATTTCATTAATTCCCCACTTAAATAAGTCGAAAGGCATTTTATGAAAATTTCCGAAGAATAATAAATTAACATCTCTGTTTTTAACTTGTTCTTTGGTGAACTCGCCTGTAGTTACATTTGGGCGGGTAGACATTATTGATAATATCATAGAAGCAACGCTGAAAAGCACTAATACCAACGTAGGAATAAGCAGATGGCGATTGCTTACAGCATCTAATTTTGGAATAAGATTAGAGATAGCCAAAGAGATTATAATAGCATTTACAGATAATAGAATGTTAGCTTTGGTATCTGCAATATCACTCAGCTTAATATGATTTCGAAGCGTTACCCTAAACAAAGTTTGTATGCTACGTTCGGGATTGTCGTTTTTATATTTCGCTTTTAAACGCGCTTTATGTTCTTCTTTGGTAAGTTTCTTTTCTCTTTTATTTTGTTTCTCTACGAGATTTAAGAGATTTTGTTCTTTTGCCTGATTCCAGTTTTTTAGGGCATAATCGGTATAAAAGGTATGCTTTTCAGTAAGCATTTTAATATTCTCCATGATCCACTCGGTAGAGGAGAAATTTTTACGATTATGGAGTTGCAATTCCTGTCTTAAAAGCTCGCTGGTTTCGTCGTAATATTCTTTTGCAAAATGAGAAGAATCGGCATCGCGTATAATCATTTCTCCAATTCCCTCAGGATTATGGCTAAATTTCGTAGCCATGATGTACCGGGAAACCATATCTATAAGTTCCTGGGTAGCGTTATTTTCTTTCAGAAATTTCTCAGCTATTTTAACACTAGATTCTTC is from Zunongwangia endophytica and encodes:
- a CDS encoding lysophospholipid acyltransferase family protein, whose product is MQGLVFWLAYPLLWLISILPFRLFYVFSDLIYVLVYHLIGYRKKTVVKNLKIAFPEKSEKERNIIKKKFYRHMCDMFLEMIKTMNISEKEIKKRFVFTHPEEIENINKLGKGVLVMCGHYASYEWMISMEVYGLKLKGHGIYKRIRNKRFDKLIKDIRGKFNTEMIESHRVVSTIARHQKNDLKGIYGMIADQTPKRANYKFWTDFMGVKVPFFTGSEKLAKDFDMPVYYLEVEKVKRGFYQARLKEITNNPQSEPEFFITTEFRNRLEAQIKNHPEFYLWTHKRWKHRNAPIPENAVVK
- a CDS encoding rhomboid family intramembrane serine protease — protein: MGDLSLVTIIIIAANVIISFKGFNDPGFFHKYKFNIADIKSGKKYQILTSGFLHVDQSHLFVNMLTLYFFAESVMYYLGTTGFIVVYLVSLILGNLLSLYFHKDEYHYTAVGASGAVMGVLYSAILLNPDMMLGLFFIIPIPAYLFGIGYLLYTIYGMKSRRDSIGHDAHFGGAVGGYLSTIILAPYVLEAHLMMVILLAVPIIILFILHRTGKL
- a CDS encoding SIMPL domain-containing protein, with protein sequence MKKLVLLLAVITSMGVNAQNSIERNVVNVNGEGTVNVIPDQVTISSRIETEGLNADEVKKENDKIANKVFKYLKSQGVAEKNIQTEYVNLNKRTDYNTKEETYVANQSISIKLENLKNYEKIMQGLLKNGLNRINSVSFSSSEIKEYQKEARKKAVLDAKQRAEDLVAPLDQEIGKAVMISESTQNNYPVMRMAEMKSSQSSDQQTIAPGEMEVSVSVNISFQLF
- a CDS encoding TlpA disulfide reductase family protein, giving the protein MRKLIGIASLLVILTGCEKDQGYSISGKAEGIENGKKIYISELTNLDQRPERVDSTTVKDGKFEADLADTESPNLSYLEVEGVNGMVLFISENENIDFTLYKDSLQASKKQGGKQNELLNEYLENLNSINKEVSDLRVEMRSAYQSQDSTKLETLQGTQTEIMDNDKVFKKQIIKENKDAFVSLMAIMDLLRMQGATTKELKEMYNSLNEEIKNTALGTKVGEQLESMTATEIGSKAPDFSALTPEGEKLALNDVLGKVTIVDFWASWCKPCRKENPNVVKVYNKYHEKGLNIIAVSLDKKEDKDKWLKAIEDDGLVWNHVSNLQAWNDPIAKKYGVRAIPATFILDENGVIVDRDVRGEEALDKKIEELLASAE
- a CDS encoding GAF domain-containing protein, which translates into the protein MKEQKQDFPLDIKISFHKVIEQYEDRLKLEENPIAKSYIESVLNYIQDYPKLVDGIETIEDLKKYKDPIKILLDDLFPSVLSNNEIKAVSIPYHNLLFNHSNRLKKIIEAAGNDFKPEMREIDGNSKYIHACINILNNYYNFNIDFSRPPYYDIPDENGIEKHYRASLNGDFVELYPKDEANEITQEDVDELLQDVENIDLWKEKFPPCSWVFKGFIIVNLTDVTIEDAISELKTTLLFQKTTRKDELDKLERIFRTIYKVPDLRVGFTGYNMDEKTFERVTKMKAKSFMLNKDLSSDCKTGICEQSFNSLIEKNKKFSIPNVEIYAKENDNLLAKNLLANDVKSCILAPLSKNGNLVGVLELVANRKNVLNRINAMKLDEILPYIITASERNKNDFENRVKAVIQSECTSIHPSVLWIFEREARKFISDYDNDGLASFKDIVFKDVYPLYGQIDIVASSDARNDAIQKDLLYQLDMIMDIIDKAYEIEELPIYEQVKFRIKDFRVDIDESLNASSEQKIFGLLQKEVNPLMEHLEKQSEEIRAMVSDYQNLLNPETGIVYDNRKNYDDTVQQINRTMSRFLDKKQAEAQQIYPHYFERYKTDGVDHNMYIGSSLTKNRPFNNVYLFNLRLWQIKTMVEMENKFYHLQESTPMHLDAASLILVYNSTLSIRYRMDEKKFDVDGTYNARYEIIKKRIDKAFIKGTEERITQKGKIVIIYSQKSDEREYLRYVKYLQAKNYLGDELELLELEDVQGVIGLKAIRINVLYTSDKQDQEEPITYENLMEELH
- a CDS encoding Pycsar system effector family protein; its protein translation is MNNLLDKADKYILELFKEDLPNTYLYHNYKHTERVVKSTEELIEHSEINVKQEEALKLAAWFHDTGYTEGYEKHEESSVKIAEKFLKENNATQELIDMVSRYIMATKFSHNPEGIGEMIIRDADSSHFAKEYYDETSELLRQELQLHNRKNFSSTEWIMENIKMLTEKHTFYTDYALKNWNQAKEQNLLNLVEKQNKREKKLTKEEHKARLKAKYKNDNPERSIQTLFRVTLRNHIKLSDIADTKANILLSVNAIIISLAISNLIPKLDAVSNRHLLIPTLVLVLFSVASMILSIMSTRPNVTTGEFTKEQVKNRDVNLLFFGNFHKMPFDLFKWGINEMIQDKDYVYESLMLDLHLLGKVLHRKYLLLRLTYTVFMLGIIVSVIAFVIAFYLM